The following proteins come from a genomic window of Bradyrhizobium paxllaeri:
- a CDS encoding SAM-dependent methyltransferase translates to MSELISVTSETVDATFPELPRLVRLALGFGSKLQHGTLDVTLADGRMVRLGGNGPGPAAAMTIYDYGFASRLLRGGDIGIAEAYLRGEWDTPDLTQFLYLFCVNQDWMQTMLVANPLARTLQFIRHWLNRNTRRQARRNIYAHYDIGNAFYSAWLDPSMTYSSALFEDDTPDLTAAQHNKYRRLAEAIDLRPGQKLLEIGCGWGGFAEYAAKTFGARVVGLTISKEQRDFAQARIHNAGLSDKVEIKLRDYRDERDRYDRIASIEMIEAVGEQFWPNYFSQLRDRLLPGGLAGIQAITIQDSLFQTYRREVDFIQRYVFPGGMLPSPEILKTLGERFGVPVIRERIFGQDYAKTLAIWRNNFRAAWPNLTPSGFDDRFRRLWEYYLAYCEAGFLSGNIDVRQVVFAKSG, encoded by the coding sequence ATGTCCGAGTTAATTTCGGTCACATCGGAAACCGTAGACGCAACGTTTCCGGAATTGCCCCGCCTGGTCCGGCTGGCGCTGGGCTTCGGTTCAAAGCTGCAACATGGCACGCTCGACGTGACGCTGGCCGACGGCCGCATGGTGCGGCTGGGCGGCAACGGGCCGGGCCCGGCGGCGGCGATGACGATCTACGATTACGGCTTTGCCTCGCGACTCCTGCGCGGCGGCGACATCGGCATTGCGGAAGCCTATCTGCGCGGCGAATGGGACACGCCCGACCTCACGCAATTCCTCTATCTGTTCTGCGTCAACCAGGACTGGATGCAGACGATGCTGGTCGCCAACCCGCTGGCGCGCACGCTGCAGTTCATCAGGCATTGGCTCAACCGCAATACGCGGCGGCAGGCTCGCCGCAACATCTATGCGCATTACGACATCGGCAACGCCTTCTATTCGGCGTGGCTCGATCCGAGCATGACCTATTCGTCGGCGCTGTTCGAAGACGACACGCCCGACCTGACGGCCGCGCAACACAACAAGTACCGGCGGCTCGCCGAAGCCATCGATCTGCGGCCAGGCCAGAAGCTCCTGGAGATCGGCTGCGGATGGGGCGGCTTTGCCGAATACGCCGCCAAGACGTTCGGCGCCAGGGTAGTAGGCCTCACCATCAGCAAGGAGCAGCGCGATTTCGCACAAGCGCGGATTCACAATGCCGGGCTCAGCGACAAGGTCGAGATCAAGCTCAGGGATTATCGCGACGAGCGCGACCGCTACGACCGCATCGCCTCGATCGAGATGATCGAGGCGGTCGGCGAGCAATTCTGGCCGAACTATTTTTCACAGTTGCGCGACCGTCTGCTTCCCGGCGGGCTCGCCGGCATCCAGGCCATCACCATCCAGGACAGCCTGTTCCAGACCTACCGCCGCGAAGTCGACTTCATCCAGCGCTACGTCTTCCCGGGCGGGATGCTGCCCTCGCCGGAGATTCTCAAAACGCTGGGCGAGCGCTTCGGTGTTCCCGTCATCCGCGAGCGCATCTTTGGGCAAGATTATGCCAAGACGCTTGCGATCTGGCGAAACAATTTCCGCGCGGCGTGGCCAAACCTGACGCCGTCGGGTTTCGACGATCGCTTCCGGCGGCTCTGGGAATATTACCTCGCCTATTGCGAGGCCGGTTTCCTGTCGGGAAATATCGACGTGCGCCAGGTGGTGTTTGCGAAATCGGGCTGA
- a CDS encoding DUF1365 domain-containing protein, whose translation MGETPTRADAAALYIGDVMHARLKPIGHRFSYRVMSLLIDLDRLEDADRQSPLFGVNRAALYSFHEADHGPRDGSSLRAYAQRCAAERGIDLTGGPVLLLCYPRLLGYAFNPLSVYFCYRANRELALLIYEVRNTFGDIHAYVLPVTPSDVSCAGVRQRQDKLFYVSPFIEMAMRYHFRVLPPDKRVQLRILETSREGPLLAATFNGHRRMLNTKELLRTFLALPLVTFKVMAAIHWEALRLWLKGARQVPRQHAAFNTGLASGNGNDYTSPALSAHAED comes from the coding sequence ATGGGGGAAACACCGACAAGAGCCGACGCTGCGGCGCTTTACATCGGCGACGTCATGCATGCGCGGCTGAAGCCGATCGGCCATCGCTTCAGCTATCGTGTGATGAGCCTGCTGATCGACCTGGACCGGCTGGAAGACGCGGACCGGCAATCGCCGCTGTTCGGCGTCAACCGCGCGGCGCTCTACAGTTTTCACGAGGCCGACCATGGTCCGCGGGACGGCTCATCCCTGCGCGCCTATGCGCAGCGTTGCGCGGCCGAACGCGGCATCGACCTCACAGGCGGGCCGGTGCTGCTGCTCTGCTATCCCCGCCTGCTGGGCTACGCGTTCAATCCGTTGTCGGTCTATTTCTGCTACCGCGCGAACCGCGAATTGGCACTTCTGATCTACGAGGTGCGCAACACCTTTGGCGATATCCACGCTTACGTCCTGCCGGTGACGCCAAGCGATGTCAGCTGTGCCGGCGTGCGGCAGCGGCAGGACAAGCTGTTTTACGTCTCGCCCTTTATCGAGATGGCCATGCGCTACCATTTTCGCGTGCTGCCGCCCGACAAGCGTGTGCAGTTGCGAATTCTGGAAACCAGCCGCGAAGGCCCCCTCCTCGCTGCAACCTTCAATGGTCACCGCCGCATGCTCAACACCAAGGAGTTGCTGCGGACGTTCTTGGCTCTGCCGCTGGTCACATTCAAGGTCATGGCGGCGATACATTGGGAGGCGCTGCGGCTTTGGCTCAAGGGCGCGCGGCAGGTCCCGCGGCAGCATGCCGCCTTCAATACCGGCTTGGCGAGCGGGAACGGCAACGATTATACTTCGCCAGCGTTGTCCGCCCATGCCGAAGACTGA
- a CDS encoding cysteine synthase A, with protein MAFNKDVIEAIGNTPLIKLKHASEATGCTILGKAEFMNPGQSVKDRAGKWMILEAEKRGELKPGGLVVESTAGNTGIGLAVVASARGYRTLILIPETQSQEKKDMLRLCGAELVEVPALPYANPNNYQHVGRRLAAQLRKTEPNGVLFADQWNNLDNAKAHYESTGPEIWEQTGGKIDGFICSVGTGGTLAGVSRYLKEKHPGIVNACADPHGFAMYELFKHGKAKSTPGDSITEGIGLGRVTPVIETAKVDDAFLISDEEAVTVIYDLLEHEGLCLGGSTGVNIAGAIRLAKQLGPGKTIVTILADSGNRYQSKLFNPEFMRSKNLPVPAWLEKRSKIDVPFEKT; from the coding sequence ATGGCCTTCAACAAAGACGTTATCGAAGCGATCGGCAATACTCCCCTCATCAAGCTGAAGCACGCTTCCGAAGCCACCGGCTGCACCATTCTCGGCAAGGCCGAATTCATGAATCCGGGACAGTCGGTCAAGGACCGCGCGGGCAAATGGATGATCCTGGAGGCCGAGAAGCGCGGCGAGCTCAAGCCCGGCGGCCTGGTGGTGGAATCGACCGCCGGCAACACCGGCATCGGTCTCGCTGTGGTCGCCAGCGCGCGCGGTTACCGCACGCTTATCCTGATCCCGGAAACGCAGAGCCAGGAAAAGAAGGATATGCTGCGGCTGTGCGGCGCCGAACTCGTCGAGGTGCCGGCGCTGCCTTACGCCAATCCGAACAACTACCAGCATGTCGGCCGGCGGCTGGCCGCCCAGCTTCGCAAGACCGAGCCGAACGGCGTGTTGTTCGCCGACCAGTGGAACAATCTCGACAACGCGAAGGCGCACTACGAATCCACCGGACCGGAGATCTGGGAACAGACCGGCGGCAAGATCGACGGCTTTATCTGCTCGGTCGGCACCGGCGGCACGCTGGCCGGCGTCAGCCGCTATCTGAAGGAAAAGCACCCGGGCATTGTCAACGCCTGCGCCGATCCGCATGGCTTTGCAATGTACGAGCTGTTCAAGCACGGCAAGGCCAAATCGACACCGGGTGACTCGATCACCGAAGGCATCGGGCTCGGCCGCGTCACACCTGTCATCGAGACCGCCAAGGTCGACGACGCTTTCCTGATCTCGGACGAGGAAGCCGTGACGGTGATCTATGACCTGCTCGAGCACGAGGGCCTGTGCCTCGGCGGCTCGACCGGCGTCAACATCGCCGGCGCGATCCGACTTGCCAAGCAGCTCGGTCCCGGCAAGACCATCGTGACCATCCTTGCCGACTCCGGCAATCGCTATCAGTCAAAGCTGTTCAATCCGGAGTTCATGCGCTCGAAGAACCTGCCGGTGCCGGCGTGGCTGGAGAAGCGCAGCAAGATCGACGTGCCGTTCGAGAAGACGTGA